One Clostridia bacterium genomic window carries:
- a CDS encoding DUF169 domain-containing protein: protein MDNAQLAEAIERYVRPDTFPVAARIWPQDAPLPEKARRPKEDLGARITICQGVSIARRYGWTLAIDTADLSCPIAQVAFGFKPALDFYTQGGLAHGMYTETAEAGARTEAAVPKLPPEERGVVVVGPLARAAFTPDAVVVYGNSAQVMVLVAAALWKRGGELVSRFSARADCADLLIRAVREREPQVILPCYGDRVFGQTQDHEMAFSFPFDRAEEIVAGLQGTHKGGVRYPIPHFLRYEAHFPETYQKLSRMWDEG, encoded by the coding sequence GTGGACAACGCGCAGCTTGCCGAGGCGATCGAACGCTACGTGAGACCCGACACCTTTCCCGTGGCGGCCCGCATCTGGCCGCAGGACGCGCCGCTCCCGGAGAAGGCGCGCCGGCCGAAGGAGGACCTGGGCGCGCGGATCACGATCTGCCAGGGCGTGAGCATCGCCCGCCGGTACGGGTGGACGCTCGCCATCGACACGGCCGACCTCTCATGCCCCATCGCCCAAGTGGCCTTCGGATTCAAGCCCGCGCTCGACTTCTATACCCAGGGCGGGCTCGCGCACGGCATGTACACGGAGACGGCGGAGGCGGGCGCGCGGACCGAGGCGGCCGTTCCGAAGCTCCCGCCGGAGGAGCGGGGCGTGGTCGTCGTCGGTCCGCTGGCGCGGGCCGCCTTCACGCCGGACGCGGTCGTCGTCTACGGGAACTCGGCGCAGGTGATGGTGCTCGTGGCGGCCGCCCTCTGGAAGCGCGGCGGCGAACTGGTCTCGCGCTTCTCGGCGCGCGCCGACTGCGCGGACCTGCTCATCCGCGCCGTCAGGGAGCGGGAGCCGCAGGTGATCCTGCCCTGCTACGGCGACCGCGTCTTCGGCCAGACGCAGGACCACGAGATGGCGTTCAGCTTCCCGTTCGACCGCGCGGAGGAGATCGTGGCCGGCCTGCAGGGGACGCACAAGGGTGGCGTCCGCTATCCCATCCCGCACTTCCTGCGGTATGAGGCGCACTTCCCGGAAACGTACCAGAAGCTCAGCCGGATGTGGGACGAAGGCTGA
- a CDS encoding SDR family oxidoreductase, whose protein sequence is MQPAKTHAGRVALVTGASSGLGRAIAEELGARGADVVVASRNAEKLREVVAAIEASGGRAMAVTADMTRREDVEAAVAATVERFGAVDDVLFNTGGPKLGSFLSLTDEDWLAGLDATLLSFIRTVRAAVPVLRAAPDRPAHIVAILSSSVKEGIDNLTMSNTYRPAIAALIKTLARELGPRHILVNGVAPGRFMTERVVEVDRDVAARRGISVEAARAETEARIPLGRYGDPRELARVAAFLMGPENTYVTGQTLLVDGGMVRGL, encoded by the coding sequence ATGCAGCCGGCGAAGACGCATGCGGGCCGCGTGGCGCTCGTCACCGGCGCCAGCTCCGGATTGGGACGCGCCATCGCCGAGGAGCTCGGCGCGCGCGGAGCCGACGTGGTCGTGGCCAGCCGCAATGCGGAGAAGCTGAGGGAGGTCGTCGCGGCCATCGAAGCCTCGGGCGGGCGAGCGATGGCCGTCACCGCGGACATGACGCGGCGCGAGGACGTGGAAGCGGCCGTCGCCGCCACGGTGGAGCGCTTCGGGGCCGTCGACGACGTGCTCTTCAACACCGGCGGGCCGAAGCTCGGGAGCTTCCTCTCTCTCACGGACGAGGACTGGCTCGCCGGGCTGGACGCGACGCTGCTCTCGTTCATCCGCACCGTGAGGGCGGCCGTCCCCGTCCTGCGGGCCGCTCCGGACCGCCCGGCGCACATCGTCGCCATCCTGTCGTCGTCCGTGAAGGAGGGCATCGACAACCTCACGATGTCCAACACCTACCGCCCGGCCATCGCGGCGCTGATCAAGACGCTGGCGAGGGAGCTGGGGCCCCGGCACATCCTCGTCAACGGCGTGGCGCCGGGACGCTTCATGACGGAACGGGTCGTGGAGGTGGACCGCGACGTCGCCGCGCGGCGGGGGATCTCCGTGGAGGCCGCGCGCGCGGAGACCGAGGCGCGCATTCCGCTCGGCCGCTACGGCGATCCGCGGGAGCTGGCGCGGGTCGCGGCGTTCCTGATGGGGCCGGAGAACACCTACGTCACCGGACAGACGCTGCTCGTCGACGGCGGCATGGTGCGCGGCCTCTGA
- a CDS encoding N-acyl homoserine lactonase family protein encodes MIRRLRMLKAGECVVDASVLMPRRPRGQMIRLPIWTYLVEASDARFLVDTGMPRSCVGNPDYFKGTEDEGLILPDMKEGDHVTAVLERLGLQPRELDAVVATHLHFDHAGGLAAFAGVPVLIQQEEYDLARSGEVLPECFPEGPLYRPYAGDRELAPGLRLLHTPGHTPGHTSVLVELPGEPPVLLTVDAVYTRENWEGEPGAFSEPERAERSVARLREIARETGARVFFGHDVEQAAEAEWQKYLA; translated from the coding sequence GTGATCCGCCGCCTGCGCATGCTCAAAGCCGGGGAATGCGTCGTCGACGCGTCCGTGCTCATGCCGCGACGCCCGCGCGGCCAGATGATCCGCCTGCCGATCTGGACGTACCTCGTGGAGGCCTCCGACGCGCGGTTCCTCGTCGATACCGGCATGCCGCGCTCGTGCGTGGGCAACCCGGACTACTTCAAGGGGACCGAGGACGAGGGCCTGATCCTCCCGGACATGAAGGAGGGCGACCACGTCACGGCGGTCCTGGAGCGCCTGGGCCTCCAGCCCCGGGAACTCGACGCGGTCGTGGCCACGCACCTGCACTTCGATCATGCGGGCGGCCTCGCGGCGTTCGCCGGCGTGCCGGTGCTCATCCAGCAGGAGGAGTACGATCTGGCCCGGAGCGGGGAGGTCCTGCCGGAATGCTTCCCGGAGGGGCCGCTGTACCGCCCGTATGCCGGCGACCGCGAGCTGGCCCCCGGGCTGCGGCTTCTGCACACGCCGGGACACACGCCGGGGCACACCTCGGTGCTCGTCGAGCTCCCGGGCGAGCCGCCGGTGTTGCTGACCGTCGACGCCGTCTACACCCGCGAGAACTGGGAGGGCGAGCCCGGCGCGTTCTCCGAGCCGGAGCGCGCCGAGCGGAGCGTGGCGCGCCTGCGTGAGATCGCACGGGAGACGGGCGCGCGCGTGTTTTTCGGGCACGACGTCGAGCAGGCCGCGGAAGCGGAGTGGCAGAAGTACCTGGCGTGA
- a CDS encoding cupin domain-containing protein: MTQFNQNYFNTDADAQDRGRKGRFFHLDEVTGFAAAQGLVLKPVWGENLMLSFVYMEPNTVAPEHAHPEEQMGLVIDGEYEFEINGEKKMCRRGDVYWIPPNVPHSARTYEKGCFALDVFNPPRQAFKALQEAAERQKREEGRA; the protein is encoded by the coding sequence TTGACCCAGTTCAACCAGAACTACTTCAACACCGACGCGGACGCGCAGGACCGGGGACGAAAGGGCAGGTTCTTCCACCTCGACGAGGTCACCGGCTTCGCCGCCGCCCAGGGGCTCGTCCTCAAGCCCGTCTGGGGGGAGAACCTCATGCTGAGCTTCGTCTACATGGAGCCGAACACCGTGGCGCCGGAGCACGCCCACCCGGAGGAGCAGATGGGCCTCGTGATCGACGGGGAGTACGAGTTCGAGATCAACGGCGAGAAGAAGATGTGTCGCCGGGGCGACGTCTACTGGATCCCGCCGAACGTGCCGCACTCGGCCCGCACGTATGAGAAGGGGTGCTTCGCGCTGGACGTGTTCAACCCGCCGCGCCAGGCCTTCAAGGCGCTGCAGGAAGCCGCGGAGCGGCAGAAGCGGGAGGAGGGTCGCGCGTGA
- a CDS encoding uracil permease, producing MSTATSSATREIKGGRKASFSLPVLPEETVPGVSGLALSLQHLFAMFGATVLVPYLTGFDPSVALFTGGVGTLIYILVTGGKIPAYLGSSFAIIGAMITASKSWGPGAAVAGALGLGIAYVLIALVIGRTGTGWVDRLLPPPVVGAVVIVIGLGLAQTALGMAKLLPGANGVNPLSRESLVALATLLIIMIAGTALRGFARVVPVLIGIAGGYVIALLVGLVDWKAVAAAPWFALPHFVPPTFDAHTLPAVLLIAPIAIVLVTEHIGHLLVTAEIVGRPFAKDPGLHRSLLGDGLASTVAALVGGPPATTYGENIGVMAITRVYSVRVLGVAAVIAILLSFIAKLGALIHSIPTAVMGGVSIALFGVIAAAGMRLFVEHRVNLASQRNLLIVSAVLVLGVGGAHVNFGSFALDGMPLATIAGILLNLILPREAERSGA from the coding sequence ATGTCGACCGCGACATCGTCCGCCACGCGCGAAATCAAGGGAGGCCGCAAGGCCTCCTTTTCGTTGCCCGTGCTTCCGGAAGAAACCGTCCCGGGAGTCTCGGGGCTGGCCCTGTCGCTTCAGCACCTGTTCGCCATGTTCGGCGCCACGGTGCTCGTGCCGTACCTCACGGGCTTCGATCCTTCCGTTGCGCTCTTCACCGGCGGGGTCGGCACGCTGATCTACATCCTTGTCACCGGCGGCAAGATCCCCGCGTACCTGGGATCCAGCTTCGCCATCATCGGCGCGATGATCACGGCGTCGAAGTCCTGGGGACCGGGCGCGGCCGTCGCCGGCGCGCTCGGGCTGGGGATCGCCTACGTGCTCATCGCGCTGGTCATCGGGCGCACGGGCACCGGCTGGGTGGACCGGCTGCTGCCGCCTCCCGTCGTCGGAGCCGTCGTGATCGTGATCGGGCTCGGCCTCGCCCAGACGGCGCTCGGCATGGCCAAGCTCCTGCCCGGCGCGAACGGCGTGAACCCGCTCAGCCGCGAGAGCCTCGTGGCGCTCGCGACGCTGCTCATCATCATGATCGCCGGCACGGCCCTTCGCGGCTTCGCCCGGGTGGTGCCGGTGCTCATCGGCATCGCCGGCGGGTACGTGATCGCCCTTCTTGTGGGCCTCGTCGACTGGAAAGCGGTGGCGGCGGCTCCGTGGTTCGCGCTGCCGCATTTCGTGCCGCCCACCTTCGACGCCCACACGCTGCCGGCCGTGTTGCTGATCGCGCCGATCGCCATCGTCCTCGTGACGGAGCACATCGGCCACCTGCTCGTCACCGCGGAGATCGTCGGCCGGCCCTTCGCGAAGGATCCCGGCCTGCACCGCTCGCTCCTCGGCGACGGCCTTGCCTCGACCGTCGCGGCGCTCGTCGGCGGCCCGCCCGCGACGACGTACGGCGAGAACATCGGCGTGATGGCCATCACCCGGGTGTACTCGGTGCGGGTGCTCGGCGTGGCGGCGGTCATCGCCATCCTGCTGTCCTTCATCGCGAAGCTCGGCGCACTGATCCACAGCATCCCGACGGCCGTGATGGGCGGCGTGTCGATCGCGCTGTTCGGCGTGATCGCGGCCGCGGGCATGCGCCTCTTCGTGGAGCACCGCGTGAACCTCGCGAGCCAGCGCAACCTCCTGATCGTCAGCGCGGTGCTGGTGCTGGGCGTCGGTGGGGCCCATGTCAACTTCGGGTCGTTCGCGCTCGACGGAATGCCGCTGGCGACCATCGCGGGCATCCTGCTGAACCTGATCCTGCCCCGGGAGGCGGAGCGGAGCGGCGCCTGA